A region from the Vicia villosa cultivar HV-30 ecotype Madison, WI linkage group LG3, Vvil1.0, whole genome shotgun sequence genome encodes:
- the LOC131658805 gene encoding uncharacterized protein LOC131658805, giving the protein MDHLICEGICQNYTQWIWHGEVVENSNVSQRDNVSVEMDDRLEDMMCDIGQDSFKRAHAYDSLCNDKDTPLYSGCTNFTRLSVVLKLFNLKAINGWTDKSFTEFLELLTQMLPEGNVLPSRYYEAKKILCLMGLEYEAIHACPNDCILYRKEYVNYNHCSKCKASRYKKRHGESSDDDEVKKGPPAKVVWYLPIVSRFKRLFANANDAKNLRWHAEERKCDGQIRHVTDSLQRKKIDSLFPNFGKESRNLRLGISTDGMNPFGNINTNHISWPVLLMIYNLSPRLCMKRKYVMLSMMISGLKQPGNDIDVYLSPLIDDLKVLWEEGVDVFDAHSGEQFNMRAMLFCTINDFPAYGNLSGYKVKGHKACPICEKDTCYHQLEKGKKTVYLGHRKFLNRYHPYRRLRKVFNGEQEYGVAPKPLTGEEVYQRQQGITAVFGKYQKRPIVKNIWKKRSVFFDLPYWSSLEVRHCIDVMHMEKNVCDSVIGTLLNIQGKTKYGINARLDLGLMGIREELTPQYIGNKTYLPPACYNLSKKEKLSFLREIRLCGPIFLRWMYPIERYMKILKGYTKNPHRPEASIIERYIAEEAIEFCSNYLSEVNTVGVPKSRHDGRCEGVGTQGLKIKSLSIDVVVQAHLYILNNTDEVQPYLSVHKSIIKKKYPKMSERGLLKEHNKSFSEWFKEKIAGDDSASKTIKWLSYEPKCNIITWSGYDINKTSFYTKAKDDRSTTQNSGVMIVAESMHFSSAKDKNPVMASTPYFGVIEEIWEVDYVGFKVPVFKCKWVDIDINSGVRIGEFGVTLVDLSKLAYADEPFIMASQAKQVFYVTDPCNKRWSVVLQGKVHDSDENQDANLDISETPPFLTNVPTFIEEDVEDDVHAIRIDHEEGIWEN; this is encoded by the exons ATGGATCATCTAATTTGTGAAGGGATTTGTCAAAACTATACACAATGGATATGGCACGGTGAAGTGGTAGAAAATTCAAATGTGTCCCAAAGAGATAATGTTAGTGTAGAAATGGATGATCGTCTGGAAGACATGATGTGTGATATTGGACAAGATTCGTTTAAGAGGGCACATGCGTATGATAGTTTATGCAATGACAAGGATACACCTTTGTACTCGGGATGCACAAATTTTACTCGTTTGTCAGTcgtgttaaaattgtttaatctgaAGGCAATTAACGGGTGGACTGACAAAAGTTTTACCGAATTTCTTGAATTGTTGACACAAATGCTTCCAGAAGGTAACGTACTGCCAAGTCGTTATTACGAGGCAAAGAAAATACTGTGTCTGATGGGTTTGGAGTATGAAGCGATACATGCATGtcctaatgattgcatattatacagaAAAGAGTATGTAAACTATAACCATTGTTCGAAGTGCAAGGCGTCACGCTACAAAAAGAGACATGGTGAATCTAGTGATGATGATGAGGTCAAAAAGGGTCCTCCCGCGAAAGTTGTATGGTACCTACCAATAGTTTCAAGGTTCAAGAGATTATTCGCTAATGCAAACGATGCAAAGAATCTTAGATGGCATGcagaagaaagaaaatgtgatGGACAAATTCGCCATGTAACTGATTCTTTGCAACGGAAGAAAATAGATTCTTTGTTTCCAAATTTTGGCAAAGAGTCGAGAAACCTTAGACTTGGAatttctactgatggaatgaatccGTTTGGTAATATAAATACTAACCATATTTCTTGGCCTGTTCTTCTGATGATTTACAACCTATCTCCTAGGTTGTGCATGAAGCGTAAATATGTGATGTTATCCATGATGATTTCGGGCCTAAAACAACCAGGAAATgacatagatgtttatctaagTCCACTGATCGATGATTTAAAAGTGTTGTGGGAGGAAGGGGTGGATGTTTTCGATGCGCATTCTGGTGAACAGTTCAATATGCGTGCCATGTTGTTTTGCACCATCAACGATTTTCCGGCATATGGCAATTTGTCTGGGTATAAAGTTAAAGGGCATAAAGCGTGTCCTATATGTGAAAAAGACACATGTTACCATCAGCTTGAAAAAGGAAAGAAGACTGTTTATCTCGGGCATCGAAAATTTCTAAATCGTTATCATCCATATCGTAGATTGCGGAAAGTTTTCAATGGGGAACAAGAGTATGGTGTTGCTCCAAAGCCCTTAACTGGAGAGGAAGTTTATCAACGACAACAGGGCATTACTGCTGTTTTTGGAAAGTACCAAAAGCGGCCTATTGtgaaaaatatatggaaaaagaGGTCTGTTTTCTTCGATCTTCCATATTGGTCCAGTCTTGAGGTAAGACACTGTATTGATGTGATGCACATGGAGAAAAATGTATGTGATAGTGTAATCGGAACACTTCTCAacattcaaggcaagacaaagtATGGTATTAATGCTCGTCTAGATTTGGGCTTGATGGGTATACGAGAAGAGCTAACTCCACAATATATAG gtAACAAGACGTATTTGCCTCCTGCCTGCTACAATTTGTCGAAAAAAGAGAAATTAAGTTTTT TAAGGGAGATTAGATTATGTGGTCCAATATTTTTACGGTGGATGTATCCAATAGAGCGATACATGAAGATCCTAAAAGGGTATACCAAGAACCCACACCGTCCGGAAGCATCGATTATTGAGAGGTACATTGCAGAAGAAGCTATTGAGTTTTGTTCTAACTATTTGTCGGAAGTGAATACTGTAGGGGTTCCCAAGTCTCGTCATGATGGAAGATGTGAGGGTGTGGGTACACAAGGTTTAAAGATCAAGAGCTTAAGTATTGATGTGGTTGTTCAAGCgcatttgtatatattgaataacaCAGATGAAGTTCAACCTTACTTATCTGTTCACAAAAGCATCATAAAGAAAAAGTACCCCAAGATGAGTGAAAGAGGGTTGTTAAAAGAGCATAATAAGAGTTTCTCTGAGTGGTTTAAAGAAAAAATTGCTGGTGATGATAGTGCTTCAAAAACAATTAAGTGGTTGTCCTATGAGCCTAAATGCAACATAATAACTTGGAGTGGATATGATATTAATAAAACTTCCTTTTATACAAAGGCAAAGGATGACCGTAGTACCACGCAAAATAGCGGGGTTATGATTGTGGCCGAGTCCATGCACTTCTCTAGTGCTAAAGATAAAAACCCGGTTATGGCATCTACACCCTACTTTGGGGTGATTGAAGAGATTTGGGAAGTTGATTATGTTGGGTTTAAAGTTCCTGTATTTAAATGCAAATGGGTTGATATTGATATCAATAGTGGTGTAAGAATTGGAGAATTTGGAGTTACATTGGTTGATCTTAGCAAGTTAGCTTATGCGGACGAACCTTTCATCATGGCATctcaagcaaaacaagttttttatgtcaCAGATCCTTGTAATAAAAGGTGGTCAGTTGTTCTACAAGGAAAGGTGCATGATAGTGATGAAAATCAAGATGCGAATCTTGATATTTCCGAAACTCCTCCTTTCTTAACAAATGTGCCTACCTTCATTGAAGAAGATGTAGAGGATGATGTGCATGCTATTCGCATAGATCATGAAGAAGGGATATGGGAGAACTAG